A single genomic interval of Spinacia oleracea cultivar Varoflay chromosome 6, BTI_SOV_V1, whole genome shotgun sequence harbors:
- the LOC110790045 gene encoding uncharacterized protein has translation MRESDSCFSHSNKTMDTPPFFFFFFLRRVYFTSFSLLILTLISTFITQTTSREILPSSFRTDNLPQIPYSPHCGQLIPESTPTHPHFTAQVPTFYSAYVTNGDQFLGTTSQITANLIPQTVSKTSSSGVFKIQSVLTIRINWSRFRNQRNLLSVHGGPRFRGSRRNMRFQLSGFWDSASGQLCMVGSSTKRVIGGNSLHFDAVFKSQYPNSTVINTSLITGTLESLDSEGSDVYFKPISIMSFAKMNYGYTLIKDEMAEGDVDDSVNNSSNNNDNSLVNGVSKLGNCYQFASLEENFELEYNCDDGRNCTWIDRILGFLPKFMSLNEIDCSGQRRVRVSFGFSNVSDIRNGYRQPLDPSRTLVAEGLWNIGKGQLFFAACRILNFTKDPLNATIGDCSVRVNFTFADTLSIRDSGVITGDIWSTKSVDEPDYFDRIEISASGSRRAALPDMKYKYTEIDRAKKFCTEKKDSKKKGKSFPDPYSQDMKFDMEVKNSKGIRAWGKAYPVYVGDRFVQNIYPYFHSRLVPTPNSAGNNSYHGFLNVSYRIMFSPKAEFKVGGRLFTVNDTIRISAEGIYDTDAGRLCMVGCWKLKNDVSAALNASKLDCDTFINIQFPPRDSNVKDVAKGSIESKRKNSDPFYFDHLDFTATSLTKFQVKSAFWRMDFEIALVLISNTLACVFVGLQLFHVKRNPNTLPFISVVMLVVITLGHLIPLVLNMEAFFLSSTSKRTVLVGSGGWLEVNEVLVRVITMVAFLLEFRLLQLTWSARGGGEEDSQKTLWETEKKVICYTLPLYAVGALIAWLIQLLRSRPTMPFQPSSYINSNPSLPFWRDMKSYAGFILDGFLLPQIIFNVFSDSKERALAVPYYLGTTVVRLLPHAYDLFRAHSSSWSFDPWYIYADPRMNFYSTTWDILVTCLGLLFVVLIFLQQWLGGRWVIPTRFSKTVQYEKVPVGL, from the coding sequence ATGCGTGAATCAGATTCTTGTTTTTCTCACTCCAACAAAACAATGGACACtcctcccttcttcttcttcttcttcctcaggAGGGTTTATTTCaccagtttctctctcctcattctcACTCTCATCTCAACCTTCATCACCCAAACCACCTCTCGCGAAATCCTCCCTTCTTCTTTCCGCACAGACAATCTCCCCCAAATTCCTTACTCTCCACACTGCGGTCAACTCATCCCTGAGTCAACGCCAACTCACCCTCACTTCACCGCCCAAGTACCCACCTTCTACTCCGCCTACGTCACCAATGGCGACCAATTCCTGGGTACCACTTCCCAGATCACCGCAAATCTCATCCCTCAGACCGTTTCCAAAACCTCCTCATCTGGggttttcaaaattcaatccgtCTTGACTATCAGGATCAATTGGTCTCGGTTTCGTAACCAGAGGAACTTGCTCAGCGTTCATGGAGGCCCGAGGTTTCGAGGTTCCCGGAGGAATATGAGGTTTCAGCTCTCTGGGTTTTGGGATTCAGCTTCTGGACAGCTTTGTATGGTGGGATCAAGCACAAAGCGTGTGATTGGTGGTAATTCTTTGCATTTTGATGCTGTTTTTAAGTCTCAATATCCTAATAGTACTGTTATTAATACTAGCTTGATTACTGGAACTCTTGAGAGCTTGGATTCTGAGGGTAGTGATGTTTATTTTAAGCCGATTTCGATTATGAGTTTTGCTAAGATGAACTATGGTTATACATTGATTAAGGATGAAATGGCTGAAGGTGATGTTGATGATAGTGTTAATAATAGTAGTAATAACAATGATAATAGTTTGGTAAATGGGGTGAGTAAGTTAGGGAATTGTTATCAATTTGCAAGCTTAGAGGAGAATTTTGAGTTGGAGTATAATTGTGATGATGGTAGGAATTGTACTTGGATTGATAGGATTCTTGGGTTCTTGCCTAAGTTCATGtcattaaatgaaattgatTGTTCCGGGCAAAGGAGGGTTCGGGTTTCATTTGGTTTTTCGAATGTTAGTGATATTCGGAATGGTTATCGCCAACCATTGGATCCTAGTAGGACATTGGTTGCTGAGGGATTATGGAATATAGGCAAGGGTCAGCTTTTCTTTGCTGCTTGCCGGATTTTGAATTTCACGAAAGATCCATTGAATGCTACAATTGGTGATTGCTCAGTTAGGGTGAATTTTACATTTGCTGATACTTTGTCCATTAGAGATTCGGGTGTGATTACTGGGGATATTTGGAGCACCAAGAGTGTTGATGAACCGGATTACTTTGATAGAATTGAAATTAGTGCTTCTGGGTCTAGGAGAGCAGCACTTCCAGACATGAAATACAAGTATACTGAAATTGACAGAGCGAAGAAATTTTGTACAGAAAAGAAAGACAGTAAGAAAAAAGGAAAGAGTTTCCCTGATCCCTATTCCCAAGATATGAAATTTGACATGGAAGTGAAAAACAGCAAGGGTATACGAGCCTGGGGCAAGGCCTATCCCGTGTATGTTGGTGATCGTTTTGTGCAGAATAtttatccatatttccattcTCGCCTAGTTCCAACTCCAAACTCTGCTGGTAATAATAGTTACCATGGCTTTCTAAATGTTTCCTATCGGATAATGTTTTCTCCTAAAGCTGAATTTAAGGTGGGTGGTAGGTTATTCACTGTGAATGATACAATACGCATATCTGCTGAAGGTATTTATGATACTGATGCGGGACGCCTTTGTATGGTTGGCTGTTGGAAACTTAAAAATGATGTCAGTGCTGCACTAAATGCCAGTAAACTAGACTGTGATACTTTTATCAACATTCAGTTTCCTCCACGTGATTCGAATGTTAAAGATGTCGCCAAGGGGAGTATTGAAAGCAAACGTAAAAACTCAGATCCATTTTACTTTGACCATCTTGATTTTACTGCAACTTCACTCACAAAGTTCCAAGTAAAAAGTGCATTTTGGAGGATGGATTTTGAGATCGCGTTGGTTTTGATTTCCAACACTCTAGCATGCGTCTTTGTGGGATTGCAGCTATTCCACGTGAAAAGGAATCCAAACACCCTTCCATTCATTTCAGTTGTAATGCTCGTTGTAATCACCTTGGGACATCTTATTCCCTTGGTTTTGAATATGGAAGCATTTTTCTTGTCAAGTACTAGCAAGAGAACTGTACTTGTTGGAAGTGGTGGATGGCTCGAGGTGAATGAAGTTTTAGTCAGGGTTATAACCATGGTAGCATTTCTTCTGGAGTTCCGTCTCCTACAATTGACATGGTCCGCAAGAGGTGGTGGTGAAGAAGATAGCCAGAAAACCTTATGGGAAACTGAAAAGAAAGTAATATGTTACACTTTGCCTTTATATGCAGTAGGGGCTCTGATTGCTTGGCTTATACAGTTACTAAGGAGTAGACCTACAATGCCATTCCAGCCTAGTAGCTACATAAACTCAAACCCTTCTCTTCCATTCTGGCGTGATATGAAGTCATATGCTGGTTTCATTCTGGATGGCTTTCTTCTTCCTCAGATAATCTTCAATGTATTCTCTGATTCGAAAGAGAGGGCTCTTGCTGTTCCATACTATCTCGGAACTACAGTTGTTCGACTGTTGCCACATGCTTATGATTTGTTCAGGGCTCATAGTTCGTCATGGAGCTTTGACCCGTGGTATATATATGCAGACCCAAGAATGAATTTTTATTCCACTACATGGGATATCCTTGTTACGTGTCTTGGACTGCTGTTTGTCGTTCTTATCTTCTTGCAGCAGTGGCTTGGTGGAAGGTGGGTTATTCCGACGCGATTTAGCAAGACCGTTCAATATGAAAAAGTCCCCGTAGGACTATAG
- the LOC110790049 gene encoding uncharacterized protein — MRSSLSHFYLSSLRSSFSPETTTTIRRFRGAPPRSSAQNPKENQTVEERRRRSDGGGATAVYGDLKLVSVLSEFKKEIPIFLPFSSRCSLHSPYHLSLRSLASPVRTAAADDCPVCTATPITTNALLSLPHSSLLILSFLLFLFDVGLPSSSPPPDFLLSLCCSQRRHPEFRRCFHFPSSAASCFSHRTKYLRDHHIGGTSLAKLNELNCFIVVPSPSGSSLAIAKEGELTIGTIDDIQKLHIRSIPLGEHARRICHQEQAIAELNQVKAESNHDMKKSLTWWDLTWFGIDAVIGVGIFVLTGQEANQDAGPAVILYFAVSGVFAMLSVLCYTEFDVEIPVADFQ, encoded by the exons atgCGCTCCTCTCTCTCTCATTTCTATCTCTCCTCTCTGCGCTCCTCTTTCTCGCCGGAGACAACCACCACCATCAGAAGATTCAGAGGAGCTCCTCCTCGTTCCTCTGCTCAAAACCCCAAAGAAAATCAGACGGTGGAGGAGCGACGGCGGAGGAGCGATGGCGGAGGAGCGACGGCGGTGTACGGCGATCTCAAACTCGTCAGCGTTCTCTCTGAATTTAAGAAAGAGATTCCG ATATTTCTCCCCTTCTCTTCTCGCTGCTCGCTTCACTCTCCATATCACTTGTCTCTGCGCTCTCTCGCGTCTCCAGTCCGCACAGCCGCCGCCGACGATTGTCCAGTCTGCACAGCCACCCCCATCACCACCAATgctcttctctctcttcctcattCTTCGTTGCTGATCTTATCCTTCCTCCTCTTTCTATTTGATGTCGGTCTTCCTTCGAGCTCTCCTCCTCCTGATTTTCTTCTCTCTCTGTGCTGCTCTCAACGCCGGCACCCTGAATTCCGCCGCTGCTTCCACTTCCCTTCCTCTGCCGCTAGCTGCTTCTCTCACAG AACCAAATACCTCAGAGACCATCACATTGGGGGTACCAGTCTTGCCAAATTAAATGAGCTGAATTGCTTTATAGTTGTTCCTTCTCCTTCTGGCTCAAG CCTTGCGATCGCAAAAGAAGGTGAACTCACAATAGGCACCATTGATGATATTCAGAAGCTTCATATTCGATCTATTCCTCTTGGAGAACATGCTCGGCGTATCTGCCACCAGGAACAAGCAATTGCTG AACTCAACCAAGTGAAGGCTGAAAGCAACCATGATATGAAGAAATCATTAACTTGGTGGGATCTTACTTGGTTCGGTATTGATGCTGTCATTGGTGTTGGTATCTTTGTACTTACTGGTCAAGAGGCTAATCAAGATGCTGGTCCTGCTGTTATTTTATATTTTGCTGTTTCCGGTGTCTTTGCTATGCTCTCTGTTTTATGTTACACCGAGTTTGATGTTGAGATCCCTGTTGCAG ATTTTCAGTGA
- the LOC110790044 gene encoding pentatricopeptide repeat-containing protein At2g33760, whose product MDKTNNSRSSPFPSSAYEALVRAGPRLKQLHQVHAHLITTGAHRSLSLLTKLAILACSSHSSIAYARKLSVSIPNPDSYLFNSLIRFSSKLGLLYDAVFFYNRMLFSLIPPSNYTFTSLIKSCADVSAVKLGKSVHSHALVNGFMSDSFVQASLVALYAKCGELSVARKVFDKMRQRSIVAWNAMISGYEQNGFAKDAVDLFRLMGKSSVDPDSATFVGVLSACAQLGALQLGNWVHDYIVNHGFELNVVLGTALINMYGRCGDVRKGRVVFDAMRKKNVVAWTAMISGYGIHGYGKEAMEVYKLMQCNGPSPNEITFVAMLSACAHAGMVNEGRAIFSSMRNDYGVVPGTEHHVCMVDMLGRAGFLNEAYDYVLKLKSPTPAVWTAMVGACKMHKNFDLGVEAAEKLLAIEPENPGHYVMLSNVYALAGKMERVEKVRNVMIKKRLKKHVGYSIIEVDQRTYLFSMRDKSNFVTSEVYRYLDELMRKISEVGYVSAQESVLHELEEEEREYALRYHSEKLALAFGLLKTKNESVIRIVKNLRMCEDCHLAIKFISRVTNREIIVRDKLRFHHFKDGVCTCADYW is encoded by the coding sequence ATGGACAAAACAAATAATTCACGATCATCACCATTTCCATCATCAGCCTATGAAGCTCTCGTACGAGCAGGCCCACGTCTGAAACAGCTTCATCAGGTGCACGCCCACCTGATCACCACTGGAGCTCACCGCAGCCTATCCCTCCTCACTAAACTCGCCATTTTAGCCTGTTCTTCTCACTCCTCCATAGCTTACGCCAGGAAGCTTTCTGTCTCCATCCCAAACCCAGATTCCTATCTCTTCAACTCCCTCATCCGATTCTCCTCCAAGCTTGGCCTTCTGTATGACGCCGTTTTCTTCTACAATCGTATGCTTTTCTCACTCATCCCTCCATCAAACTACACCTTCACCTCTTTAATCAAGTCTTGCGCCGACGTTTCCGCCGTCAAGCTGGGCAAATCTGTACATTCACATGCTCTGGTTAATGGGTTTATGTCAGATTCTTTTGTTCAGGCTTCTTTAGTAGCTCTTTATGCGAAATGCGGTGAGCTTAGTGTTGCACGCAAGGTGTTCGATAAAATGCGTCAAAGAAGTATTGTTGCTTGGAATGCCATGATTTCAGGGTACGAGCAAAATGGGTTTGCTAAAGATGCTGTTGACTTGTTTCGTTTGATGGGAAAGTCAAGTGTCGATCCTGATTCGGCTACCTTTGTTGGGGTACTATCGGCGTGTGCTCAATTAGGTGCACTTCAGTTAGGTAATTGGGTTCATGATTACATAGTTAATCATGGGTTTGAATTGAACGTTGTTCTTGGGACTGCATTGATAAACATGTACGGTAGATGTGGGGATGTCAGAAAAGGGAGGGTAGTTTTTGATGCAATGAGAAAGAAGAATGTTGTGGCATGGACTGCGATGATCTCAGGATATGGAATTCATGGCTATGGTAAAGAAGCAATGGAGGTATATAAATTAATGCAATGTAATGGACCATCACCTAATGAGATTACTTTCGTGGCTATGCTATCAGCTTGTGCTCATGCCGGGATGGTAAATGAAGGTCGAGCAATATTTTCGAGCATGAGAAATGATTATGGTGTGGTACCTGGAACCGAACATCATGTCTGCATGGTTGATATGCTGGGTAGAGCTGGATTTCTCAACGAAGCATACGATTATGTTCTTAAACTGAAGAGTCCAACCCCTGCTGTTTGGACTGCAATGGTTGGAGCTTGCAAGATGCACAAGAACTTCGATTTGGGTGTTGAAGCTGCTGAAAAACTCTTAGCTATTGAACCAGAAAATCCAGGGCATTATGTTATGTTATCGAATGTATACGCATTGGCTGGTAAAATGGAAAGAGTGGAAAAAGTTAGGAATGTGATGATCAAGAAACGGTTGAAGAAACATGTTGGTTATAGCATAATAGAGGTTGATCAAAGGACTTATTTGTTTAGCATGAGAGATAAGTCGAATTTTGTAACAAGTGAAGTGTATAGGTACTTGGATGAACTTATGAGGAAGATTAGTGAAGTTGGGTATGTATCAGCACAGGAATCGGTACTTCATGAGTTGGAAGAAGAGGAGCGAGAGTATGCTCTTCGTTACCACAGTGAGAAGCTTGCGTTAGCGTTTGGGTTGTTGAAGACTAAAAATGAGTCTGTTATTAGAATTGTCAAGAATTTGCGAATGTGTGAGGACTGTCATTTGGCTATTAAGTTTATTTCTCGTGTTACTAATAGGGAAATTATTGTTCGAGATAAACTTCGTTTTCACCATTTTAAAGACGGAGTATGCACTTGTGCTGATTATTGGTAA